From a region of the Thermus caldilimi genome:
- a CDS encoding N-6 DNA methylase: MSRPATDPLSVWLSLDFTRPERSYNPDLQAFLSGLLGYPRTKVVTEDRLGGGYPDLVLLDAHGDPWVVGDFKLEDRHIVNPRDNEALWQDKRKYVTGLTRYVLFLTPRHLQLREATGKVLLTLDLTQETTASLREKLASILWEQAQHGKLWKTLVAGKLPYAYISLDTEGARKLQEDLKASFAELEEAAKQALKALERRYREYRERLEDARKQLQGTHEDTRRRALARIEGEYPERLKALFERHLPRFADQYGREVEGSEAPTNPRIREAFAADSAAALIARVLFLRFLEDLGLTKRRLTNGGPERWREFVEFLTDRATALVRVASLDLSEAYREPFEEETFAWVLETNGEMDLALQRLILRVNAYDFSGLSEEILGDIYQSFLPPDKRKRLGEFYTPKEVVDFILRETALAHPEEYPRVLDPACGSGSFLVRYLHHRVEDARRRGVSPDPEALGASIWGFDLNPFASYISMFQLLWGLLRLDPKGKHRVNVYNLNSLLDDRDVAQAIGEEHLSEGERARDTGEWDYVVGNPPYIRAERAKYGPAIQDLYEEVWGQNGDTGLLFLWRALKGSKGSATPWVRKGGKLGMVVSGGYASSEAAAPVWSLLWPGKGYALRKLVWLEFVEEEGRQKPIWDAARVPMVLIVERTPANPEDEIELWVPSSWPKEPEPHEVARIPYGDFFDEKVNPASRENREAKDLYGEYLLPLLREGDAPLLRKLYPNGSRYVPLTEAMVTQYTRERRPKPFWWTYGVQRGGVEVTEGPTGADPVLVIAGRGLAVAYSGEPVGYVDLEAVRGRPYGKLSLWGNANPPDAYLAVANIALSPFGALVGNKEGEPVPLDTLIVGVPQAHLGEALAAYLNSSLVRWYYVLRLRSGVIQGYFAHIYPRTLEALPWPKEPNQETLGRLGELYRELERLAGVSRDNPRAWLLAEVEKRMQAREGLSLRAPGLGLNFTEWQGAPSPEELRVEGTVLQAGLFDRLDLKDPDLARFVYLMLTSVETERVGSEELQKLFVPTDYKELLATYEAKARSFAGVQEAFFRRLREVDEAVFDLFGLTEEERAHILGRLSAFPLDRLRPRYPWEAGRVRPLRAYTEDRFR, encoded by the coding sequence ATGTCCCGTCCTGCTACTGACCCCTTGAGCGTCTGGCTTTCCCTGGACTTCACACGGCCCGAGCGGTCCTACAATCCAGACCTCCAGGCCTTCCTTTCTGGCCTCCTCGGTTATCCCCGGACCAAGGTGGTCACGGAGGACCGCCTGGGGGGAGGCTACCCAGACCTGGTGCTCTTAGATGCCCATGGGGACCCCTGGGTAGTGGGGGACTTCAAGCTGGAGGACCGCCATATTGTCAACCCCAGGGACAACGAAGCTCTTTGGCAGGACAAGCGCAAGTATGTTACGGGCCTCACCCGCTACGTCCTCTTCCTTACTCCCCGCCACCTTCAGCTTCGGGAGGCCACGGGGAAGGTTCTCCTCACCCTGGACCTCACCCAGGAGACCACGGCCTCCTTGCGGGAGAAGCTGGCCTCCATCCTCTGGGAGCAGGCCCAGCACGGGAAACTCTGGAAGACCTTGGTAGCAGGGAAGCTTCCCTATGCCTACATCTCCTTGGACACGGAGGGAGCGAGGAAGCTCCAGGAGGATCTCAAGGCATCCTTTGCTGAACTCGAAGAGGCGGCGAAGCAGGCGTTGAAGGCCCTGGAGAGGCGCTACCGGGAATACCGGGAGCGCCTGGAGGACGCCCGAAAGCAACTTCAGGGAACGCACGAGGACACCCGGCGGCGGGCTCTGGCTCGTATCGAAGGGGAGTACCCGGAAAGGCTCAAGGCCCTCTTCGAGCGGCACCTGCCCCGGTTCGCAGACCAGTACGGGAGGGAGGTGGAAGGGTCAGAAGCCCCCACCAACCCTCGTATCCGGGAGGCCTTCGCCGCGGACTCTGCTGCGGCGCTTATCGCCCGGGTGCTTTTCCTGCGGTTTTTGGAGGACCTGGGGCTCACCAAACGCCGCCTAACCAATGGGGGACCGGAGCGGTGGCGGGAGTTCGTGGAGTTCCTCACCGACCGGGCCACGGCCCTGGTGCGGGTGGCCTCCCTGGACCTGTCGGAAGCCTACCGGGAGCCCTTCGAGGAGGAGACTTTTGCTTGGGTCCTGGAAACCAATGGGGAGATGGACCTGGCCCTCCAGCGGCTTATTCTGCGGGTGAACGCCTACGACTTCTCCGGGCTTTCTGAGGAGATTCTGGGGGACATCTACCAGAGCTTCCTCCCACCCGACAAACGCAAACGCCTTGGGGAGTTCTACACCCCCAAGGAGGTGGTGGACTTCATCCTGCGAGAAACCGCCCTGGCCCACCCCGAGGAGTACCCCCGGGTCCTGGACCCCGCCTGCGGCTCGGGCTCCTTCCTGGTGCGCTACCTGCACCACCGGGTGGAGGACGCCCGGAGGCGGGGGGTCTCCCCGGACCCCGAGGCTCTGGGAGCCTCCATCTGGGGCTTTGACCTCAACCCCTTCGCCAGCTACATCAGCATGTTCCAGCTCCTCTGGGGGCTCTTGCGCCTGGACCCCAAGGGGAAGCACCGGGTGAACGTCTACAACCTCAACAGCCTCCTGGACGACCGGGACGTAGCCCAAGCCATTGGAGAGGAACACCTGTCCGAAGGGGAACGAGCCCGGGACACTGGGGAGTGGGACTACGTGGTGGGCAATCCCCCGTACATCCGGGCCGAACGGGCCAAGTACGGCCCGGCTATCCAGGACCTCTACGAGGAGGTTTGGGGCCAGAACGGGGACACGGGCCTCCTCTTCCTGTGGAGGGCCCTCAAGGGTTCGAAAGGTTCGGCAACACCTTGGGTGCGAAAGGGGGGAAAGCTGGGGATGGTGGTTTCTGGGGGATACGCCTCCAGCGAAGCCGCAGCCCCCGTGTGGTCCCTCCTGTGGCCGGGGAAGGGGTACGCCCTTAGGAAGCTGGTGTGGCTGGAGTTCGTGGAAGAAGAGGGCAGGCAGAAGCCCATCTGGGACGCGGCCCGGGTGCCCATGGTCCTCATCGTGGAGCGCACCCCTGCCAATCCCGAGGACGAAATCGAGCTCTGGGTACCCTCCTCCTGGCCCAAGGAGCCCGAGCCCCACGAGGTGGCCCGCATTCCCTACGGGGATTTCTTTGACGAGAAGGTCAATCCCGCCTCAAGGGAGAACCGGGAGGCAAAGGATCTTTACGGGGAGTACCTACTCCCCCTTTTGCGGGAAGGGGACGCTCCCCTTTTGCGCAAGCTCTACCCCAACGGAAGCCGGTACGTGCCCCTCACGGAGGCCATGGTCACGCAGTATACCCGGGAGAGGCGGCCAAAGCCTTTCTGGTGGACCTACGGGGTGCAGCGGGGCGGGGTGGAGGTCACGGAGGGGCCCACCGGGGCCGATCCCGTGCTGGTCATCGCCGGGCGGGGGCTGGCGGTGGCCTACTCCGGGGAGCCCGTGGGCTACGTGGACCTGGAGGCGGTGAGGGGAAGGCCCTACGGGAAACTGAGCCTTTGGGGTAACGCAAACCCCCCAGACGCGTACCTGGCCGTTGCCAATATCGCTTTGTCACCCTTCGGAGCCCTGGTTGGGAACAAAGAAGGTGAGCCGGTACCGCTTGATACGCTGATTGTAGGTGTTCCCCAAGCGCACCTCGGCGAAGCCCTAGCGGCCTACCTGAACTCCTCTCTGGTGCGCTGGTACTACGTTTTGCGATTGCGTAGCGGCGTCATACAGGGCTATTTTGCCCACATCTACCCCCGGACCCTCGAGGCCCTTCCCTGGCCCAAGGAACCCAACCAGGAAACCCTGGGGCGTCTTGGGGAGCTCTACAGGGAGTTGGAGCGCCTGGCCGGGGTGTCCCGGGACAACCCCCGGGCTTGGCTTCTGGCGGAGGTGGAGAAGCGGATGCAGGCCCGGGAGGGCCTTTCCTTGCGCGCCCCCGGTTTAGGGCTGAACTTCACGGAGTGGCAGGGGGCACCTTCCCCGGAGGAGCTTCGGGTGGAGGGCACGGTCCTCCAGGCGGGCCTCTTTGACCGCCTTGACCTGAAGGACCCAGACCTGGCCCGGTTCGTGTACCTGATGCTGACCTCGGTCGAAACGGAGCGGGTGGGAAGCGAGGAACTCCAGAAGCTTTTCGTGCCCACGGACTACAAGGAACTCCTGGCGACCTATGAGGCGAAAGCCCGTTCCTTCGCCGGGGTACAGGAGGCCTTCTTCCGAAGGTTAAGAGAGGTGGACGAGGCTGTCTTTGACCTTTTCGGGCTCACGGAGGAAGAGCGGGCCCACATCCTCGGGCGGCTATCGGCCTTCCCCCTGGACCGCCTGCGGCCCCGCTACCCTTGGGAGGCGGGACGGGTGCGCCCCCTGAGGGCGTACACGGAGGACCGGTTCCGATGA
- a CDS encoding type II toxin-antitoxin system HicB family antitoxin, with protein sequence MASQGATEEEALANLKEALELYFEPPTPTRVPVAQKVEVELGAA encoded by the coding sequence GTGGCCAGCCAGGGGGCCACCGAAGAGGAAGCCCTGGCCAACCTCAAGGAGGCCCTGGAGCTTTACTTCGAGCCTCCGACCCCCACCCGGGTGCCCGTGGCGCAGAAAGTGGAGGTGGAGCTTGGGGCCGCTTAG
- a CDS encoding ATP-binding protein encodes MRLRVEGFRSVREQEVALGPITLLYGPNGAGKSSLLYALFVLKNLLLAPNQPLPSFFNLGFLNLGGFREVVYRRNPQGTLALALEVEEAWQGERLRLRHGVALREPNWVEFAYTAWAEEDERPLLQARVEASLPYPGGALAPVPFSYKGTSLQLRWNGLAWTLESTPSPEVAAEVQDLLAHLNAPLERLRRVAFAPLGRGFTQPQYQPASFSGLPLREGEVATVLVQDPELELKVSAYLEEIAGRQLRARPQVGTSLFGLWVLDTATKVAHELVNEGFGVNQMVHLLAQALYRDTETLLVEEPEVHLHPSLVRRLARELARIALEEGKRFVLSTHSEALVSAFLGLVAEGTLPPEALVCYLAGKEAGETRFQPQRVTPDGRVEGGLLSFLEGELEDLRTLLSVRRG; translated from the coding sequence TTGCGTTTGCGCGTGGAGGGTTTCCGCTCCGTGCGGGAACAGGAAGTTGCCCTCGGTCCCATCACCCTTCTCTACGGCCCCAATGGGGCGGGGAAGTCCTCCCTGCTCTACGCCCTCTTTGTCCTGAAAAACCTCCTTTTGGCCCCCAACCAGCCGCTACCCTCCTTCTTCAACCTGGGCTTCCTCAACCTAGGGGGGTTCAGGGAGGTGGTGTACCGGAGGAACCCCCAAGGAACCCTGGCCCTGGCCCTGGAGGTGGAAGAGGCGTGGCAAGGGGAGCGGCTGCGCCTGAGGCACGGGGTGGCCTTGCGGGAACCCAACTGGGTGGAGTTCGCTTACACCGCTTGGGCGGAAGAGGATGAAAGGCCCCTCTTGCAAGCCCGTGTGGAGGCCAGCCTCCCCTATCCGGGGGGCGCTCTAGCCCCGGTTCCCTTCTCGTACAAGGGCACCTCGTTGCAGCTTCGCTGGAACGGCTTGGCCTGGACCCTGGAGTCCACCCCTTCCCCCGAGGTGGCCGCGGAGGTGCAGGACCTCCTGGCCCATCTCAACGCTCCCCTGGAGCGCTTGCGCCGGGTGGCCTTCGCTCCCTTGGGGCGGGGGTTTACCCAGCCCCAGTACCAGCCCGCTTCCTTCAGCGGCTTGCCCCTGCGGGAGGGGGAGGTGGCCACGGTTTTGGTCCAGGATCCAGAGCTGGAACTCAAGGTGAGCGCTTACCTGGAGGAGATCGCGGGCCGCCAGCTTCGGGCCCGGCCCCAGGTGGGCACCTCGTTGTTCGGTCTGTGGGTGCTGGATACGGCCACCAAGGTCGCCCACGAACTGGTCAACGAGGGCTTTGGCGTCAACCAGATGGTCCACCTGCTGGCCCAAGCCCTCTACCGGGACACGGAGACGCTCCTGGTGGAGGAGCCTGAGGTCCACCTCCACCCCAGCCTGGTCCGCCGCCTGGCCCGGGAGCTTGCCCGCATCGCCCTGGAGGAGGGCAAGCGCTTCGTCCTCTCCACCCACAGCGAGGCCCTCGTGAGCGCCTTCCTGGGCCTGGTGGCCGAGGGTACTTTGCCCCCGGAAGCTTTGGTCTGCTACCTGGCGGGGAAGGAGGCTGGAGAGACCCGCTTCCAGCCCCAGAGGGTCACCCCCGATGGCCGGGTGGAAGGAGGGCTCCTGAGCTTTCTAGAGGGGGAGCTGGAGGACCTGAGGACCCTCCTGAGCGTGCGGCGTGGGTAA